In Crinalium epipsammum PCC 9333, the genomic window ATAAATAGAGAAACTTGTTCATCAGTAGCATTCATTAAAGCGTGGAGATTACCACCTTTGAGCATGGCAAAGTGTCCAGCTTGTAGGGTACGGATTTCAAAGCAGCGTTCTCGCTCTGGCATTTTGCACCAATCACCTACTACCATAAAGCCTTGACCATCCATCATCAGAAAAACTTCCTGGTTATCACGATGGCGATGTAAACCAATCCCACAGCCAGAATTGAGGACGTGCAAATCCATGTAATCTACGGCAAAGAATCTTTCAAAACCGTTGCCATGATTTTTATTACCAAAGGCGTTGAAGTTCCATGAGTTTAACTGGCGACCCAATTCGGGTTTACTTGAATAGCGTCCATAATTAGACATCAAATTGCGATATTCCAAAAAGCCAATACCACCGTGAGGGTTAGAACTGATACCTGTTCCTAAAAAGTGATCCCATCCACGGACAATCATGTTGAATTCATAATGGTAGTTTGCCCCATTTTGGGAGTCCCAAATTTTCTCGCTAAAGTCTGCCCAAGCAAGCTCTATATGCAGAGGTAATATAGGATGCATGGTGTTTGTAGGAGCGACATCTAGTATATAGCGCTCGCTTAAGGCTTCCCGGTTGAAGTCTGCTATGCTGCCATGTACTAAATCATTTCGTACTTGGAGTTCACCGCGATCTAGGGCATTACGTCCTTTATCGTCTAGTTGATTTCGCAAATCGTTGCCTGGATACCCCCAAAACTCAACTTCATAGCGATCGCTTAAGGGATTATACGGCACTAAAATCAACGCTGGAGTTGCCACACCTGCGACTTTAATCCAGAGTTTAATCTTTTCCCCCAATTTATGGTTAGCAGCAATGGATAGCTTAGTATCAGGACCGCCACGGTAAGAAACTCGCAAAAACGGCCCTGTCCAGTCTCCCACAGTCGCCAAACCTCGAATTAAAAAGGTATCGGTACTAACAAAATCCTTGACATTTTGCTTTTGGAAATCTGTTTTATTATCTTGCACAGTCGGGTCAAGAATATTAGCATCATTCCCCTGCGGTCTATATAAAACCAGAGAGTCATAAGGAAATAAATACTGGAACTCCCCTGTTAAATAAAATTCACGTTCAGCTGCTAGTTGGGCGCGTTCGAGAAAATTCAGCAACTTCAGCAACGGATTACCCCGGTTATAGTCAGGCGGGGTATTGGGATCGACTTTAAAAACACTGTCAGAATGAACAATAAACATGGCAACAGTTGGTGAGAGTTAAGTAGAGAAATTAAATTGTGTGATACAAGAAAGCAACGAATTTTAGGGGTTTTGTACCAGGGTTACGAATGCCATGCATCCCACCACTCTTGGTGAAAATAACGCTACCTGGTTTCACAGGGAGTTCTTTAAATTCACGGCTCCCCAGTCCCATGACTTGACGTTTTACAGTCGGGTATTTGTCTGTTGCGGGATCGTCGCCGGCACGCATATAGGCGAGGCCCTCTCCCTCGCTGATGTAATATAATTCTTCCGTACCAATATGTTGGTGAGTGCCTTCTACAGTGCCGGGAGGAATTGTTACTTCGTGGAAAAAGATGTTGGAACCGCCTAGTTCTCGTTGAACAATCCAGCGCATATCAATAATGTTGTTGTCTGCTAGATCTGGATTGTCGCCATCCATCATGGCATTCCGATAGCGCACAGGCTTAATGTCCGGTGCTTGTAAAAACCAACCGCGCTGGAAGTTGATTAGGTAGTTGAGATCGTCAACGGTATTTTGCTGTGAACTGGGTTCTTGCGTGCGTGGTTCTTGGTGCGATCGCGAATAGTCATTATCCCAACAGGCATCAGCATCACTAATTTGATAGCCAGTAGGTAAATTGCGATCATTTTCACGAAATGCCAATTCTATCTGCGTCAGTGCTTTGATATCTCGCAAAGCTGGGTTAAATGCTTTAACTCGCGTAATCGACCCATCGCGTCCCATCTGATCCAAAATTTGAAAATCATGGTAGCTGGTATTAGGAGCTTCTAAAGTTTCCCAAATCTCCACAGTGTAAGCATCAATCCAGGGGCAATGGTGTAGTTTTACCCTGCTTTCTGCTTTCTTGCTTTCATCTTCCGGTAACAACTTCACCCAAGCAATCACACCACTACTGAGCAACCGTTTTTTCTCGCGTACTTGCTCTATTAAACGGCTGGATCTGTATTCCAGTCGCAGAAAATTACTGATAAACTTTCCATCAAGATATACCTCTCCTTTGAGGGCATTGATCCCCAAGTAGCTGCGAACCTCTCGCACGTTGTAACGATAACGGGGACTGCGGGTAGCGTTGAGGTATTCGGCATGGTAAATGCGATCTGGAAAAAAGACGATTTTAAAAATCTCGTTCCATGGATTGGTCTGAATGTCGTTAAATGCTGGGTCCATAAAGTTAAAGCCTTTTAAGTAATTCGTCAGCTACCCGAAAAGAATTAGCCTGAATTGTCAACGTGGGGTTTGCGCCTCCCGATGTCGGCATAAATGAGCCATCGGTGACGTAGAGGTTATCAAAGTCCCAAACTTTGCAATTGCGGTCTAGCACCGAGTCTTTGCGGTCAGTACCAAACCTGGCTCCGCCAAGAATATGGTTAGCAATCCGTGCTAAGGCGTTTTCTGCCAGGTACACGCCACCTTGACCTTTAAATTCAAAGTTGAATTCACCTGGAATTGAATTACCACCCAACTTCAAAACCTGACCGCACATTTCTGCCAAGGTGTCCATGAGATATCTGTCGTGGCTGTGCCATTCTTTGATGATGTGAGCCACAGGACGACCCCACTTATCTTTAATTGTGGGATGGAGTTCAATCCGATTGGTCTTCAGGGGTACTTGATTTGCCATAAAGCTGACGGATAAACCCCTACCCAGATTGTTGTCCAAAAAGTCCGTCAACCCTTGAGCCGCTAAACTGGTATCTTCAATAAAACCTTTCCAAAGTGTGTCTAAATCCCGACTACCGTGGGTACGTCCGAGAGAGATGGGCAAGGCTTGATCGGAAGTATTGTTGTAAATTGCCCCACCTGCCCAAAGTCCTCTGCTTTTGAGAAAGTCGTCAGTGGCGCAAGCATCGGTTGCCCAATCAGCATCAAGAGCTAAGGTTTTATCGCTGCGGGTAGGCATCAGAGCACTAGCACCTCCAAAACAGTGGGTAAGAAAGTACTTACCTAATAAATCATTTTGGTTGATGCGTTTATTGAATTCGGAACTCAGCTGTCCTGACAGCTTCAGCAACCGAATCGATTCAATGGCAGAACAAGCGACGATTACCAACTTTCCTTGAACAAACCGGGTTTTGCCACTCGGATCGCGGTAGACGACTCGGCTAACTTTCGCTCCCTCACTTTCAAGATGAGTAACTACACAGTTTGTCCGAATTTCAAAATTTGGTTGATTAGCGATCGGACTAAGCAAAGAAACCCAAGTACTTGATTTCACACCCAGAGGACAGCCAAAACGGTTTACATAACTCGTTTTGATGCTTTCGGGATCTTTGGGAACTTTGCGTCCACTAGGTTGATGATCGCGGGTAATCACCGCTAGCGGTGCGCGGTAGGGCTTAATCGGCTGACTATTACCCAATTGTTCGCCTAGTTTGTCCATACCAAATTTCGCATAGTTGCTAATTGGGTTAGGTTCTAGGGGCGGTTGATAGCTATCTTTACTAAAAGGCTTCAGCTGGTTTTCGGCAGTGCCATTAAGACCTACAAGGTATTCAGCTTTCACATAGTAGGGTTCTAGCTCATCATAAGTTACAGGCCAATCACGGGCTTCTCTTTGCACATCCCCATTCGGGTCGTTTTTTAAGTCATTACGTCCAGCATTGAAACTTTGTAAGCGTAAATCGGTGGGGGTGAACCGCAGGGAAACACCACCATAAATTTGAGTACCGCCGCCCACTACTTGGGCCGTATAGCCTTCAATTGTGGCTCGATCTTGTCCGTTGGGATCGCGGTAGATATGTGGCTCGTCGTTAATATCTGGTTCAACGTGGCTAGAATAAAAGGCTTCATTCTGATTAGCAACTCCAGGAACGCGGATACGCTTTTCAGGGCCATCAGCAAACAATTCATCGCGCTTAAAGTCACTTAACCCTTGAGGATTTTGATACTGGGGTCGAAATAGTGGGCCTTTTTCAAGAATCAGTACTGATTTTCCAGCCTTCACTAAAGTGTGGGCAATGGGAGAACCTCCAGCGCCACTACCAACGATCACTACATCAAATTCTGTTTGCATATATATTCTCCTGGGTAAATCAATTAGCCTCGATAATCGCTGTTAAGTCCAAGGGGTGGTTCTATCGCTCTGCGCCAATCAAATA contains:
- a CDS encoding cupin domain-containing protein — translated: MDPAFNDIQTNPWNEIFKIVFFPDRIYHAEYLNATRSPRYRYNVREVRSYLGINALKGEVYLDGKFISNFLRLEYRSSRLIEQVREKKRLLSSGVIAWVKLLPEDESKKAESRVKLHHCPWIDAYTVEIWETLEAPNTSYHDFQILDQMGRDGSITRVKAFNPALRDIKALTQIELAFRENDRNLPTGYQISDADACWDNDYSRSHQEPRTQEPSSQQNTVDDLNYLINFQRGWFLQAPDIKPVRYRNAMMDGDNPDLADNNIIDMRWIVQRELGGSNIFFHEVTIPPGTVEGTHQHIGTEELYYISEGEGLAYMRAGDDPATDKYPTVKRQVMGLGSREFKELPVKPGSVIFTKSGGMHGIRNPGTKPLKFVAFLYHTI
- a CDS encoding GMC family oxidoreductase yields the protein MQTEFDVVIVGSGAGGSPIAHTLVKAGKSVLILEKGPLFRPQYQNPQGLSDFKRDELFADGPEKRIRVPGVANQNEAFYSSHVEPDINDEPHIYRDPNGQDRATIEGYTAQVVGGGTQIYGGVSLRFTPTDLRLQSFNAGRNDLKNDPNGDVQREARDWPVTYDELEPYYVKAEYLVGLNGTAENQLKPFSKDSYQPPLEPNPISNYAKFGMDKLGEQLGNSQPIKPYRAPLAVITRDHQPSGRKVPKDPESIKTSYVNRFGCPLGVKSSTWVSLLSPIANQPNFEIRTNCVVTHLESEGAKVSRVVYRDPSGKTRFVQGKLVIVACSAIESIRLLKLSGQLSSEFNKRINQNDLLGKYFLTHCFGGASALMPTRSDKTLALDADWATDACATDDFLKSRGLWAGGAIYNNTSDQALPISLGRTHGSRDLDTLWKGFIEDTSLAAQGLTDFLDNNLGRGLSVSFMANQVPLKTNRIELHPTIKDKWGRPVAHIIKEWHSHDRYLMDTLAEMCGQVLKLGGNSIPGEFNFEFKGQGGVYLAENALARIANHILGGARFGTDRKDSVLDRNCKVWDFDNLYVTDGSFMPTSGGANPTLTIQANSFRVADELLKRL